Proteins found in one Corynebacterium zhongnanshanii genomic segment:
- a CDS encoding helix-turn-helix domain-containing protein, producing the protein MNPLSVLENSPLSLSEIARRSGVSRNTLHLWLRGQSQPSPATMEKVMLILGYELSLRAHRISDSDAATAARVLTEELKSSHPSVKKWIQLFIDWGDTHELHTLLESAAWASNPYGRSGAIHFLPTTPLTIASAVDASGQRWAFSGSFAQKQGAECALELRSHSTIVWCEDPSAVTPSLPSRIRQAPYPVQGGISLVPLGGEECTRQISSGGLHFVSPVQLTIDILAEAHQETMENSHDKSH; encoded by the coding sequence ATGAACCCTTTGTCAGTGCTCGAGAACTCGCCGCTAAGCCTCAGTGAAATTGCACGGCGTTCTGGCGTATCTCGTAACACCTTGCACCTATGGCTCCGCGGCCAATCTCAACCTAGCCCCGCAACCATGGAAAAAGTAATGCTGATCCTCGGGTATGAACTATCGCTTCGAGCACATCGGATCAGCGATTCAGATGCAGCCACAGCGGCCCGCGTATTGACCGAAGAATTGAAGAGTTCTCATCCGTCGGTAAAAAAGTGGATTCAGCTCTTTATTGATTGGGGCGATACTCACGAACTCCACACTCTTTTGGAAAGTGCGGCGTGGGCATCAAATCCTTATGGCCGTAGCGGTGCCATCCATTTTCTTCCAACGACCCCTCTGACAATCGCTTCAGCAGTGGACGCTTCAGGGCAACGTTGGGCGTTTTCCGGATCATTTGCCCAAAAGCAGGGCGCAGAGTGCGCATTGGAGCTTCGTTCTCATTCAACAATCGTCTGGTGTGAAGACCCAAGTGCCGTGACTCCCTCACTCCCGTCACGCATACGACAAGCTCCTTACCCGGTCCAAGGCGGCATTAGTCTTGTTCCTCTGGGTGGTGAAGAATGCACACGACAGATCTCATCCGGCGGCCTGCATTTCGTATCCCCGGTCCAGCTCACCATCGACATACTTGCTGAAGCTCACCAAGAGACCATGGAGAACTCACATGATAAGAGCCACTAA
- a CDS encoding ABC transporter ATP-binding protein: protein MLSINSIAKTFFPGTVNERRALAQVNLELKEGDFVSVIGSNGAGKSTLLNAISGRMMVDSGSIVVDGKNVTSLAEHKRAAYIGRVFQDPLAGTAPDLTIEENLSLAYLRGQGRGLGRGLSSKRRAEFVEELKKLELGLEDRLTAKVGLLSGGQRQALSLLMAGFTQPKIMLLDEHTAALDPSRAALVTDLTHRIVEEGGLTTLMVTHNMEQAIRLGNRLIMMHEGQIVYEADQDTKKKLTVRDLLGEFANIKGATLSDKAFLG from the coding sequence ATGTTGTCCATTAACTCTATTGCAAAAACCTTTTTCCCAGGAACTGTGAATGAGCGCCGCGCTCTGGCACAGGTAAACCTGGAATTAAAGGAAGGCGATTTCGTCTCTGTCATCGGTTCCAACGGCGCCGGAAAATCAACGCTGCTGAATGCCATTTCCGGCCGCATGATGGTGGATAGCGGTTCCATTGTGGTGGATGGAAAGAACGTCACCTCCTTAGCCGAGCACAAAAGGGCCGCCTATATCGGGCGCGTGTTCCAGGACCCGCTGGCCGGGACGGCCCCGGACCTCACCATTGAGGAGAATCTATCCCTGGCCTACCTGCGCGGACAAGGTCGCGGGCTGGGGCGTGGCTTATCCTCCAAGCGGCGCGCAGAGTTCGTGGAGGAACTCAAGAAACTGGAGCTGGGGCTGGAGGATCGGCTGACGGCGAAGGTAGGCCTGTTGTCTGGTGGCCAGCGCCAGGCGCTGTCCCTGCTGATGGCGGGTTTTACACAGCCGAAGATCATGCTGCTTGATGAGCACACCGCCGCACTTGATCCCTCCCGGGCGGCATTGGTGACGGATCTGACCCACCGCATCGTGGAAGAAGGCGGGCTGACCACACTGATGGTCACGCACAATATGGAACAGGCGATCCGTCTGGGCAACCGCCTGATCATGATGCATGAAGGCCAGATCGTGTATGAGGCAGATCAGGACACGAAGAAGAAACTGACAGTGCGTGACCTGTTGGGCGAGTTTGCCAACATCAAGGGTGCCACGCTGTCCGATAAGGCGTTCCTGGGCTAA
- the rraA gene encoding ribonuclease E activity regulator RraA has protein sequence MSELTFIPTADLVDIIGEDVRSCDTQFRDLGGNIEFAGKITTVKCFQDNALLKSVLGEDNPGGVLVVDGEASMHTALVGDIIAGLGKDHGWNGVIINGPIRDSKVIGGMEFGCKALGTNPRKSTKTGAGERDVVVSFGSVDFVPGHYVYCDSDGIVITEEPIQPQ, from the coding sequence ATGAGTGAGTTGACTTTCATCCCTACCGCTGACCTTGTGGACATTATCGGCGAGGACGTACGTTCCTGCGATACCCAGTTCCGGGATCTCGGCGGAAACATTGAATTTGCAGGCAAGATCACCACGGTGAAGTGCTTCCAGGACAATGCGCTGCTGAAGTCCGTGCTGGGTGAGGACAACCCCGGCGGTGTGCTGGTGGTGGACGGTGAGGCGTCGATGCACACGGCACTGGTGGGCGACATCATTGCGGGGCTGGGCAAGGATCACGGCTGGAATGGCGTAATTATCAACGGCCCGATCCGCGACTCCAAGGTGATTGGTGGCATGGAGTTTGGCTGCAAGGCCTTGGGTACGAACCCTCGCAAATCCACGAAGACGGGCGCTGGTGAGCGTGATGTAGTGGTGTCCTTTGGCAGCGTGGACTTCGTTCCTGGCCACTACGTCTACTGCGATTCCGATGGCATCGTGATCACGGAGGAGCCGATCCAGCCGCAGTAA
- a CDS encoding CD225/dispanin family protein, with translation MTNPYAGNSFDDNDANSNAHDVNSSDADSQNTFGQFPNGDNAQEFADLGGAARPNTYLVWTILATVACCLPVGAVGIYFSTQVDSRWHRGDLQGAEDASVKAKKFAIASAVITLIVFALYMALLVTGVISPDDLS, from the coding sequence ATGACCAATCCATACGCTGGTAATAGCTTTGATGACAACGATGCCAACAGCAACGCTCACGATGTCAACAGCAGCGATGCTGACAGTCAGAACACATTTGGCCAGTTCCCCAATGGTGACAATGCCCAAGAATTTGCAGACCTCGGGGGAGCGGCTCGCCCGAACACCTACTTGGTCTGGACGATTCTTGCCACTGTGGCGTGCTGCTTGCCGGTGGGTGCCGTAGGCATTTACTTCTCCACTCAGGTGGATAGCCGGTGGCATAGGGGCGACCTGCAGGGCGCCGAGGACGCTTCCGTGAAGGCAAAGAAGTTTGCGATCGCATCTGCTGTCATCACTTTGATCGTCTTCGCACTGTACATGGCGCTCCTGGTCACGGGCGTTATTAGCCCTGACGACCTGAGCTAG
- the secA2 gene encoding accessory Sec system translocase SecA2, giving the protein MAMDWFWKAMGTSPKKNQKKSRAVVAQASADRFAGVDDDALRAAAREAVRTSNGQPDYPALLAALREAVNRTLDVQPFDVQMEGTHRLLHGDIVEMATGEGKTLTGAMATVGYALRGQRVHVITVNSYLAGRDDAWMGPLFDFFGLSHGAIHEDLDADQRRDIYRRDVIFGAINEIGFDVLRDQLITRREDQVRTPADVAVIDEADSVMVDEALVPLVLAGSEPSPAPTSEITRMVKSMEEDEHFQISADHRNIYLTDTGASYAEKYLGVESLYGSEEHGGGDLLVQINVALHAEHLLARDVHYIVRDGKVALIDGSRGRVAELQRWPDGLQAAVEAKEGLDVTDGGRILDQITIQALVGMYPHKCGMTGTAIAASDQFRQFYDLKVSAIDPNVPTQRFDEADRIYATLEERDQAVIRHIIEVQKTGQPQLIGTQDVAESERLADALVLEGAESNVLNAKNHEAEAAIIAEAGRPGRITVSTQMAGRGTDIKLGGMNEEERTVVVDAGGLHVVGVGRFRSTRLDNQLRGRAGRQGDPGSSVFFLSLEDDMIAAGGSDQELHATPDEDGLLAQKRVLQFVDHCQRVTEGQLLDIHATTWKYNKLIKDQRDIIAARRDDLLDTDAAWKHLSRVHGNKADELAERVDQEVLEQAAREIMLYHLDFEWSEHLAYLDDIRESIHLRAIARESPIDEFHRMSIAAFADLAERAVTRAEETFAEVHIDADGAHLEDLGLQKPSATWTYMVNDNPLSADGRSVRNSIARMFK; this is encoded by the coding sequence ATGGCGATGGACTGGTTCTGGAAAGCAATGGGAACCTCACCCAAGAAGAATCAGAAAAAGAGCAGGGCGGTTGTGGCGCAGGCCAGCGCCGATCGCTTTGCTGGCGTTGATGATGATGCGCTCCGAGCTGCCGCCCGCGAGGCCGTGCGTACGAGCAATGGCCAGCCGGATTACCCGGCCTTGCTCGCCGCCCTGCGCGAAGCCGTCAACCGCACCCTGGACGTGCAGCCCTTCGATGTGCAGATGGAGGGCACACACCGACTGCTTCACGGCGACATCGTGGAAATGGCTACGGGCGAAGGCAAGACTCTCACGGGCGCGATGGCCACTGTGGGCTACGCCTTGCGCGGCCAGCGCGTCCACGTGATCACCGTTAACAGCTACCTCGCCGGGCGCGATGACGCGTGGATGGGCCCTCTGTTCGACTTCTTCGGACTCAGCCACGGAGCCATCCATGAGGATCTCGACGCCGACCAGCGCCGCGACATCTACCGCAGGGATGTCATTTTCGGCGCCATCAACGAAATTGGGTTCGACGTCCTGCGCGACCAACTCATTACCCGCCGCGAAGACCAGGTGCGCACCCCCGCCGACGTGGCTGTGATCGATGAGGCGGACTCCGTGATGGTGGATGAAGCCCTGGTGCCGTTGGTGCTCGCTGGATCTGAGCCAAGCCCAGCGCCCACCAGCGAGATCACCCGCATGGTGAAATCCATGGAGGAGGACGAACACTTCCAGATCTCCGCGGATCATCGAAATATCTACCTGACCGATACCGGCGCCAGCTACGCAGAAAAATACCTGGGCGTGGAATCCCTCTATGGGTCCGAGGAACACGGGGGAGGGGACCTGCTGGTCCAGATCAACGTTGCACTGCACGCCGAGCATCTTCTGGCTCGCGACGTGCACTACATTGTGCGCGACGGCAAGGTGGCCCTGATCGACGGGTCTCGTGGACGCGTGGCAGAGCTGCAGCGATGGCCGGATGGACTCCAGGCAGCGGTGGAAGCGAAAGAGGGCTTGGATGTCACCGACGGCGGGCGCATCCTGGACCAGATCACCATTCAGGCTCTGGTGGGGATGTACCCACACAAGTGCGGCATGACCGGAACGGCGATTGCCGCCAGCGACCAGTTCCGGCAATTCTATGACCTTAAGGTCTCCGCCATCGACCCGAATGTCCCCACCCAACGCTTCGACGAAGCCGACCGGATCTATGCCACCCTGGAGGAACGCGACCAGGCTGTGATCCGACACATCATCGAGGTGCAAAAGACCGGCCAGCCTCAACTGATCGGAACCCAGGACGTCGCGGAGTCCGAACGACTTGCCGACGCCCTGGTGCTCGAAGGTGCGGAGTCCAACGTCCTCAACGCCAAAAATCACGAGGCTGAGGCGGCCATCATCGCCGAAGCCGGCCGCCCCGGACGCATCACTGTGTCCACCCAGATGGCCGGACGTGGAACCGACATCAAACTGGGCGGCATGAACGAGGAGGAACGCACTGTGGTTGTCGACGCCGGCGGTCTCCACGTTGTCGGCGTGGGCCGCTTCCGCTCCACACGCCTGGACAACCAACTCCGCGGACGCGCAGGACGTCAAGGCGATCCAGGATCCAGCGTGTTCTTCCTGTCCCTGGAGGACGACATGATTGCCGCCGGCGGCAGCGACCAAGAACTCCACGCCACCCCGGACGAGGATGGCCTGCTGGCCCAGAAGCGCGTGCTGCAATTCGTGGACCACTGCCAGCGCGTCACCGAGGGGCAACTGCTGGATATTCATGCCACGACCTGGAAGTACAACAAGCTGATTAAAGACCAGCGGGACATCATCGCCGCGCGCCGGGATGATCTGTTGGATACGGATGCGGCGTGGAAGCACCTCTCCCGTGTACACGGGAACAAGGCTGACGAACTGGCTGAGCGCGTGGATCAGGAAGTCCTGGAGCAAGCTGCACGAGAAATCATGCTGTACCACCTGGACTTTGAGTGGAGCGAGCATCTGGCGTACCTGGATGACATCCGTGAATCCATCCACTTGCGCGCCATCGCCCGTGAATCGCCCATCGATGAGTTCCACAGGATGTCCATTGCCGCATTTGCTGATCTGGCAGAACGTGCGGTAACGCGGGCAGAAGAGACCTTTGCTGAGGTGCATATCGACGCCGACGGCGCTCACCTTGAGGATCTGGGGCTGCAGAAACCGAGCGCTACCTGGACATATATGGTCAACGACAATCCGCTATCCGCGGACGGACGATCAGTCAGAAACTCAATTGCTAGAATGTTTAAATAA
- a CDS encoding pyridoxal phosphate-dependent aminotransferase produces the protein MTGQQQQQQSSRLNDPGVTRLRSFGDSIFGSMSARAMELGAINLGQGFPDSDGPASMLERAQEEIASGNNQYAPVQGLLELREAVARHQGRYGLHVDPATEVLVTVGATEAITATILGLVEPGQEVIVLEPYFDSYVAAIALAGAQRVAVPLREVQCGDGKAWDVDLEALRAAVTEKTAMIVVNSPHNPTGSVLSREGLEGIAVLARDKDLFVLSDEVYEHLVFSGYEHVSCASLPGMWERTITVSSAAKSFNATGWKTGWAVAPENLLRHVLKAKQFLTYVGVTPLQPAVAQALDTELPWVEDMSARLEEKVRKVATALEECGLDAYVSHGTYYVIARIPERFKDDVEFCRFLVEEVGVAAIPVSAFSDHTEQWKRFVRFACCKRDEVLDQAIERLKGAM, from the coding sequence ATGACAGGGCAACAACAGCAACAGCAGTCGTCACGTCTCAACGATCCGGGAGTGACACGCCTTCGGTCATTCGGAGATTCCATCTTTGGGTCGATGAGTGCACGGGCAATGGAGCTGGGGGCCATTAATCTCGGTCAGGGATTCCCTGATAGTGATGGGCCGGCGTCGATGTTGGAACGGGCACAGGAAGAAATTGCCAGCGGAAACAATCAATACGCACCGGTGCAGGGATTGCTCGAGCTGCGGGAGGCCGTGGCGCGGCACCAGGGCCGATACGGGTTGCACGTCGATCCAGCCACGGAGGTCCTCGTGACGGTGGGGGCGACAGAGGCGATCACCGCCACGATTCTCGGCCTTGTTGAGCCAGGTCAAGAAGTTATTGTGTTGGAACCCTATTTCGATTCGTATGTCGCGGCCATTGCCCTGGCGGGTGCGCAGCGCGTTGCGGTTCCACTTCGTGAGGTGCAGTGCGGCGATGGCAAGGCGTGGGATGTGGATCTGGAGGCGCTACGCGCCGCTGTGACAGAGAAGACCGCGATGATTGTGGTGAATTCGCCTCACAATCCCACGGGATCGGTGCTGAGTCGCGAGGGGCTGGAGGGGATTGCGGTGCTGGCCCGCGACAAGGATCTGTTTGTGTTGTCGGACGAGGTCTATGAGCATCTCGTGTTCAGTGGCTATGAACATGTGTCTTGTGCTAGTTTGCCGGGCATGTGGGAGCGCACCATCACGGTCTCGAGTGCCGCCAAGAGTTTTAATGCCACGGGATGGAAGACCGGGTGGGCCGTAGCTCCTGAGAATCTGTTGCGTCATGTGCTGAAGGCTAAGCAGTTTCTCACTTATGTGGGCGTGACCCCCTTGCAACCGGCAGTGGCGCAGGCGCTGGACACAGAATTGCCGTGGGTGGAGGATATGTCCGCACGCTTGGAGGAGAAAGTTCGTAAGGTAGCCACAGCCTTGGAGGAGTGTGGCCTGGACGCATATGTGTCGCACGGAACCTATTACGTCATCGCCAGGATCCCAGAGCGTTTTAAGGACGATGTTGAGTTCTGCCGTTTCCTCGTTGAAGAGGTGGGAGTAGCGGCAATTCCGGTGTCCGCATTTTCCGATCACACGGAGCAGTGGAAACGTTTCGTTCGCTTCGCATGCTGCAAACGTGACGAGGTTTTGGACCAGGCGATTGAGCGATTGAAGGGTGCTATGTAG
- the odhI gene encoding oxoglutarate dehydrogenase inhibitor Odhl, with the protein MSENTGHSEASVETTSVYRSDLLKEMEAGQNDASPASVEGLPEGSALLVVKRGPNAGSRFLLDQENTAAGRHPDSDIFLDDVTVSRRHAEFRRNGDEYEVVDVGSLNGTYVNREPKNSSVLANGDEIQIGKFRLVFLNGTKDA; encoded by the coding sequence ATGAGTGAAAACACTGGCCACTCTGAGGCATCCGTAGAGACTACCTCTGTTTACCGTTCCGACCTGCTGAAGGAAATGGAAGCAGGACAGAATGATGCATCACCTGCCAGTGTGGAGGGTCTGCCAGAAGGCTCCGCGCTGCTGGTGGTTAAGCGAGGACCTAACGCTGGTTCCCGTTTCCTGCTCGATCAGGAGAATACAGCTGCGGGTCGCCACCCAGATTCCGACATTTTCCTGGATGATGTCACCGTCTCCCGTCGCCACGCAGAGTTCCGTCGCAACGGCGACGAGTACGAAGTTGTTGACGTGGGATCCCTGAACGGCACCTACGTGAACCGTGAGCCTAAGAACTCCTCTGTTCTGGCCAACGGCGATGAGATCCAGATCGGTAAGTTCCGTCTGGTGTTCCTCAACGGCACAAAGGACGCGTAA
- a CDS encoding DUF2752 domain-containing protein produces MIPTCPTKALFGINCPGCGSMRAVQCLVQGRVVDAAHYNALLLVFLPFLVWAWIAWAAKGWGIRLPRWQDIRYAPIAVGSLFTLWFIARLLPWEPFLSLRV; encoded by the coding sequence GTGATTCCGACGTGTCCTACGAAGGCGCTGTTCGGTATCAACTGCCCGGGGTGCGGCTCGATGCGCGCAGTTCAATGCCTCGTTCAAGGGCGTGTAGTGGATGCTGCACACTACAATGCGCTGCTGTTGGTTTTCTTGCCCTTCTTAGTGTGGGCGTGGATAGCGTGGGCTGCAAAAGGCTGGGGGATTCGGCTACCCCGGTGGCAAGACATCCGCTATGCGCCGATCGCGGTGGGAAGTCTTTTTACGCTGTGGTTTATTGCGCGGCTGCTACCGTGGGAGCCATTCCTCAGCCTTCGCGTATGA
- a CDS encoding alpha/beta hydrolase yields the protein MSFSSGDAFSNPVSDPDAGSGAGSSAGSSAGSATGAVPDAVAPRRLAPARSVTVSITARDGRNIAGTLDFPAHIGSVAKLPHANLPTAVVVHCFTCNRRAVGTSKISKTLARLGFLSLRIDMEGLGDSDGRMEDSTLTRQIDDVCRAAEWLDEHSSTREDNPGRILVGHSLGGAAVLRAAPQVANVRAVATVGAPFNPSHVTSTMPKLEQRLREDRSIHAVEIPGRGVKLGRPLLDDLSTFDAAADAAQPSAQGIATLFIHPPSDDLVPYEHAEKLYAAAGQPKSLISIPEADHLLKKPGSGQRVGELIALWAQAYLG from the coding sequence ATGAGCTTTTCTTCCGGTGATGCTTTTTCTAACCCCGTTTCTGACCCCGATGCTGGCTCCGGTGCTGGCTCCAGTGCTGGCTCCAGTGCTGGCTCCGCTACTGGGGCTGTTCCTGATGCAGTCGCGCCGCGTCGTTTAGCCCCTGCGCGCAGCGTCACGGTGTCCATCACCGCCCGCGACGGCCGGAACATTGCCGGGACGCTGGACTTTCCTGCGCATATCGGGTCCGTGGCGAAGCTGCCGCATGCCAATCTCCCGACTGCGGTGGTGGTGCATTGCTTCACCTGTAACCGCCGGGCCGTGGGCACGTCGAAGATCTCCAAGACGTTGGCGAGGTTGGGCTTCCTGTCCTTGAGGATCGACATGGAGGGGTTGGGCGATTCCGATGGCCGGATGGAGGATTCCACGCTAACCCGCCAGATCGACGATGTGTGTCGCGCCGCGGAATGGCTCGATGAACATTCCTCCACGCGCGAGGACAATCCGGGGAGGATACTGGTTGGGCACTCACTGGGTGGAGCTGCGGTATTGCGGGCAGCGCCGCAGGTGGCGAATGTCCGTGCAGTGGCGACGGTGGGCGCACCGTTCAATCCCTCGCATGTCACCAGCACGATGCCGAAACTGGAGCAACGCTTGCGGGAAGATCGTTCGATCCACGCCGTCGAGATCCCCGGCCGTGGCGTGAAGCTCGGGCGTCCACTCCTGGATGATCTATCAACATTCGACGCCGCCGCCGATGCGGCCCAGCCCAGCGCCCAGGGGATTGCGACGTTGTTTATTCATCCGCCGTCCGATGACTTGGTTCCCTACGAGCATGCGGAGAAGCTGTATGCGGCGGCAGGCCAGCCGAAGTCTTTGATTTCTATTCCAGAGGCGGATCATCTGCTGAAGAAGCCTGGCAGTGGTCAGCGTGTGGGTGAGCTGATCGCGTTGTGGGCGCAGGCGTATCTGGGGTGA
- a CDS encoding Fic family protein, giving the protein MIRATNRVNWNVQNPTRIPALGTERALFRLTKQLPDLVWNAAALEGNTFTLPEVRTLLDGVTVGGKALPEQQQILDLSEAFGELHTLVSTGEFSVTPDVSHRIHTAVARNEALDAGMFRGDGAVAGDGGGVRLMNGGFVDFDPAEGLHEAFSDLVESLNLLDDPVERALAYFCSATRTQFYFDGNKRTARLIASGMLMTAGYSALNIPNARRLEFNLALDQLFSTDDATELMEFLYDCLAESSR; this is encoded by the coding sequence ATGATAAGAGCCACTAACCGAGTCAACTGGAATGTCCAGAACCCTACTCGCATCCCAGCACTAGGAACCGAACGCGCGCTATTCCGCCTTACCAAGCAATTGCCAGACTTAGTGTGGAATGCCGCAGCCTTAGAGGGAAATACGTTTACCTTGCCGGAAGTTCGCACATTATTGGATGGGGTTACCGTGGGAGGAAAAGCTTTACCTGAGCAGCAACAAATCCTGGATCTCTCGGAAGCGTTTGGAGAACTCCACACTCTTGTGTCAACAGGGGAATTCTCTGTCACGCCCGATGTCAGTCATCGCATTCACACAGCCGTCGCACGCAATGAAGCATTAGACGCAGGCATGTTTCGCGGCGACGGCGCCGTCGCGGGCGATGGTGGCGGGGTAAGGCTCATGAACGGTGGCTTCGTTGATTTTGATCCCGCCGAGGGATTACATGAGGCCTTCTCGGATCTCGTGGAGTCGCTCAATCTTCTCGACGATCCCGTGGAGCGCGCACTCGCCTATTTCTGTTCTGCCACGCGAACACAGTTTTATTTTGATGGAAACAAGCGCACAGCCCGGCTCATAGCGTCCGGAATGTTGATGACGGCGGGATATAGCGCGCTGAATATTCCCAACGCCCGCCGCCTGGAGTTTAACCTGGCCCTTGACCAACTCTTTTCCACAGACGATGCCACTGAACTCATGGAGTTCCTCTACGACTGCCTTGCAGAATCATCCCGATAG
- a CDS encoding NAD-dependent succinate-semialdehyde dehydrogenase: MTNSTTFRTLPKDLQTGLWLDGANVPAQDGGTFDVINPATEEVLTSVADAQSADWMKALDLADQAFADFAAMSPRQRSAILYDIFEAIKEREDDFARVMTLEMGKPLAEARGEVAYGASYFQWFAEEAVRAGGRTAQSPAGQGSIVTVRKPVGPVLAITPWNFPLAMAARKIAPALAVGCPVIVKPAGQTPLTMLLLGSVMAEVLERHDAPASAIAIITSSSSKDLSSELMADPRLKKVTFTGSTGVGQVLVKQSAEHLQRTSMELGGNAPFVVAEDADLDLTIEAAVAAKMRNGGEACISANRFLVAESIAQEFTERLVAKMREFVLGDGLDEGVTLGPLINAEQRDGVAELVDDARRAGASVLVGGEVPERSGYFYPATVVVDVPKGTRILEEEIFGPVATVVTFKDLDEGIALANDTPFGLAAYGFTTNVATAQRFAEELQAGMVGVNRAGISDAAAPFGGIGLSGFGREGGLEGLEEYTYIKYVALPA; encoded by the coding sequence ATGACTAACTCCACCACTTTTCGTACACTGCCCAAGGATCTCCAGACTGGTCTGTGGCTAGACGGCGCTAATGTGCCAGCCCAGGATGGTGGCACGTTTGACGTGATCAACCCTGCCACGGAGGAAGTTCTGACGTCCGTGGCGGATGCCCAGTCCGCCGATTGGATGAAGGCGCTGGACCTTGCGGATCAGGCCTTTGCCGATTTCGCTGCGATGAGCCCACGGCAGCGTTCGGCGATTCTGTATGACATCTTTGAGGCCATCAAGGAGCGCGAAGATGATTTCGCGCGCGTGATGACGTTGGAGATGGGCAAGCCGTTGGCCGAGGCCCGCGGCGAGGTGGCCTATGGCGCGTCCTATTTCCAGTGGTTTGCGGAAGAAGCCGTCCGCGCGGGAGGTCGAACTGCCCAGAGCCCCGCAGGCCAGGGCTCTATTGTGACCGTCCGTAAGCCCGTGGGTCCGGTGCTGGCCATTACCCCGTGGAACTTCCCGTTGGCGATGGCGGCGCGCAAGATTGCTCCTGCACTGGCCGTGGGGTGCCCGGTGATTGTGAAGCCGGCGGGGCAGACTCCGTTGACCATGCTGCTGCTGGGTTCTGTCATGGCAGAGGTGCTTGAGCGGCATGATGCGCCGGCGTCGGCCATCGCAATTATCACGAGCTCCAGTTCGAAGGATTTGTCCAGCGAGTTGATGGCGGATCCTCGGTTGAAGAAGGTCACCTTTACTGGTTCTACGGGAGTGGGCCAGGTGCTGGTGAAGCAGTCCGCGGAGCACCTGCAGCGCACCTCGATGGAGCTGGGTGGCAATGCGCCCTTCGTGGTTGCGGAGGATGCGGACCTGGATCTGACGATCGAGGCTGCGGTGGCTGCGAAGATGCGCAACGGTGGCGAGGCGTGTATCTCTGCGAATCGTTTCCTCGTGGCGGAATCCATCGCTCAGGAGTTCACCGAGCGTTTGGTGGCGAAGATGCGCGAGTTCGTCCTGGGGGACGGACTGGACGAGGGTGTGACGTTGGGGCCGTTGATCAATGCTGAGCAACGCGATGGTGTTGCCGAATTAGTCGACGACGCCCGGCGCGCTGGAGCCTCAGTCCTCGTCGGAGGTGAGGTTCCGGAACGTTCAGGTTATTTCTATCCCGCCACGGTGGTGGTTGATGTTCCGAAGGGAACCCGCATCCTTGAGGAGGAGATTTTCGGGCCTGTGGCCACGGTGGTTACCTTCAAGGATCTGGATGAGGGCATTGCCCTGGCGAACGATACACCGTTCGGCCTGGCTGCTTATGGTTTCACCACGAATGTGGCGACGGCGCAGCGTTTTGCAGAAGAGTTGCAGGCCGGCATGGTGGGAGTGAACCGCGCCGGGATTTCGGATGCGGCCGCCCCATTCGGCGGTATTGGACTGTCCGGATTTGGTCGCGAAGGTGGCCTGGAGGGCTTGGAGGAATACACATACATTAAGTATGTGGCTCTCCCGGCATAA